Proteins from a single region of Labedella gwakjiensis:
- a CDS encoding lysophospholipid acyltransferase family protein, with product MPRRPSEPIYSTAVALGRALFGAWRLKRRATGLEHIPREGGAVFAMTHFGYLEFALVEWQTWLHTRRRVRFMATKRAFDKPVVGWLLRGMKHIEVDMSAGASAYAAAVAALRRGEIIGVFPEAGVSASFTVRDLKSGAVRLAAEAGVPVIPVAVWGGQRLLTKNRKIRLRDRIGVEVDYAFDTPIPVSPDDSVAEKTAELKARLQALTDELQADYGQDGTGQWWQPRHLGGTAPTPEEAAAADAERDRRRAAKAAAAR from the coding sequence ATGCCCCGTCGCCCGTCCGAGCCCATCTACTCCACCGCCGTCGCACTCGGCCGCGCCCTCTTCGGCGCCTGGCGTCTGAAGCGTCGCGCCACCGGTCTCGAGCACATCCCGCGCGAGGGCGGAGCCGTGTTCGCGATGACCCACTTCGGGTACCTGGAGTTCGCGCTCGTCGAGTGGCAGACCTGGCTGCACACGCGCCGCCGGGTGCGCTTCATGGCCACGAAGCGGGCGTTCGACAAGCCCGTCGTGGGTTGGCTTCTGCGCGGGATGAAGCACATCGAGGTGGACATGTCCGCCGGGGCCTCCGCCTACGCTGCGGCCGTCGCGGCGCTGCGTCGCGGCGAGATCATCGGCGTCTTCCCGGAGGCCGGCGTGAGCGCGTCGTTCACGGTACGTGACCTCAAGTCGGGTGCGGTGCGCCTCGCGGCGGAGGCGGGCGTCCCGGTGATCCCCGTCGCCGTCTGGGGCGGGCAGCGATTGCTCACCAAGAACCGCAAGATCCGGCTGCGGGACCGCATCGGCGTGGAGGTCGACTACGCGTTCGACACCCCGATCCCGGTCTCGCCGGACGACTCGGTGGCGGAGAAGACGGCAGAGCTCAAGGCGCGACTCCAGGCGCTCACGGACGAACTGCAGGCCGACTACGGCCAGGACGGTACGGGTCAGTGGTGGCAGCCGCGCCACCTCGGTGGTACCGCGCCGACCCCAGAGGAAGCTGCGGCCGCCGACGCGGAACGCGACCGTCGCCGCGCCGCGAAGGCGGCAGCCGCCCGCTGA
- a CDS encoding GNAT family N-acetyltransferase has product MSYTVRTASVADIDPVTLYRILQVRIDVFIVEQSAAYADIDGRDVEPGAELMWAEEDGRVLATLRILDEPQAGASRIGRVATAASARGRGIAGDLMRRAVERCLERRPSSPILLDAQSHLADWYGRFGFVVEGEAFTEDAIPHRRMRRPAA; this is encoded by the coding sequence GTGAGCTACACCGTCCGCACCGCCTCCGTCGCCGACATCGATCCCGTCACGCTCTACCGGATCCTGCAGGTGCGCATCGACGTCTTCATCGTCGAGCAGTCCGCCGCCTACGCCGACATCGACGGCCGCGATGTGGAGCCCGGGGCCGAGCTCATGTGGGCGGAGGAGGACGGCCGCGTGCTCGCGACCCTGCGCATCCTCGATGAGCCGCAGGCCGGAGCGAGCCGCATCGGTCGCGTCGCCACGGCCGCGTCGGCACGAGGTCGGGGCATCGCGGGCGATCTCATGCGCCGGGCCGTGGAGCGCTGCCTCGAACGCCGGCCGTCGTCACCGATCCTGCTCGATGCGCAGTCCCACCTCGCGGACTGGTACGGCCGCTTCGGCTTCGTCGTGGAGGGCGAGGCGTTCACCGAGGACGCGATCCCGCACCGCCGGATGCGACGACCCGCCGCCTGA
- a CDS encoding alpha-amylase family glycosyl hydrolase: MSAWTEHVIWWHVYPLGFVGADTTGADRTPTHELRRIESWLDYVVETGANGLALGPVFASSTHGYDTIDYFRVDERLGDEGDLVSLFDAAHAKGVRVILDGVFNHVGREFEDPSLVRADGVFEGHDALVELDHDDPAVADLVARVMIHWLDRGADGWRLDAAYAVPPAFWASVLPRVREAHPDAYIVGEVLHGDYAAIVSESGIDAVTQYELWQASWHSIADANFFELDWTLTRHNEFLDTFVPYTFAGNHDVSRLATRIPDERHRAHALVLLFLLGGTPSVYAGDERGFEAVKEERVGGDDAIRPEFPSDPSELRGGEDVLALHQQLIGVRRRHAWLHRARSRTLALTNTTLVLEVSAGDERLTVALNISDEPLHLDAVDGASASQLVAGSLDGRAVPPHAWAVLA, from the coding sequence ATGAGCGCATGGACCGAACACGTCATCTGGTGGCACGTCTATCCGCTGGGATTCGTCGGAGCGGACACGACGGGAGCTGATCGCACGCCCACGCACGAGCTGCGGCGCATCGAATCGTGGCTCGACTACGTGGTCGAGACGGGGGCGAACGGGCTCGCGCTCGGACCGGTGTTCGCGTCGTCGACGCACGGCTACGACACGATCGACTACTTCCGCGTCGACGAGCGGCTGGGCGACGAAGGCGACCTCGTGTCGCTGTTCGACGCGGCGCACGCGAAGGGCGTCCGGGTGATCCTCGACGGCGTCTTCAACCACGTGGGGCGGGAGTTCGAGGACCCCTCGCTCGTGCGGGCGGACGGGGTATTCGAGGGGCACGACGCTCTCGTGGAGCTCGACCACGACGACCCGGCGGTCGCCGACCTCGTGGCGCGCGTCATGATCCACTGGCTCGATCGCGGCGCGGACGGCTGGCGCCTCGACGCCGCCTACGCGGTGCCGCCGGCGTTCTGGGCGAGTGTGCTGCCGCGGGTCCGTGAGGCGCACCCCGACGCGTACATCGTGGGTGAGGTGCTGCACGGCGACTACGCCGCGATCGTGTCCGAGTCCGGCATCGACGCGGTGACGCAGTACGAGCTGTGGCAGGCGAGCTGGCACTCCATCGCGGACGCCAACTTCTTCGAGCTCGACTGGACGCTCACCCGCCACAACGAGTTCCTCGACACGTTCGTGCCGTACACGTTCGCCGGCAATCACGACGTGTCGCGGCTCGCGACGCGCATCCCCGACGAACGGCATCGCGCGCACGCGCTCGTGCTGCTGTTCCTCCTCGGCGGGACGCCGTCCGTCTACGCGGGGGACGAGCGCGGCTTCGAGGCCGTGAAGGAGGAGCGGGTCGGCGGCGACGACGCGATCCGTCCCGAGTTCCCGTCGGATCCTTCGGAGCTGCGAGGCGGCGAGGATGTCCTCGCGCTGCACCAGCAACTCATCGGCGTGCGGCGCCGACATGCGTGGCTGCACCGGGCCCGGAGTCGTACCCTCGCGCTCACGAACACGACGCTCGTGCTGGAGGTTTCTGCAGGGGACGAGCGCCTCACCGTGGCCCTCAACATCTCGGACGAGCCGCTCCACCTCGACGCGGTCGACGGCGCATCCGCCTCGCAGCTCGTGGCCGGCTCGCTCGACGGACGCGCCGTTCCGCCGCACGCCTGGGCCGTCCTGGCCTGA
- a CDS encoding ROK family transcriptional regulator, whose amino-acid sequence MNEGAPTDGSSGVHRWPELHPTTQAAFNQVLWRRGLPRTEIARRLGVSRTRLTAITRDLEEAGLIVEGKREQRSSTGRPAEMLHAVTTAYQFLGLHLHGMEVIAALVDLDGRVVWEDSATLSTETPDELVDVASRFLRSATESFRVAGVAVCGPLARVGLDSAAARIRAVDDALLDRFEAEWGIPLWVDDDVVALTAFEQWPQLGEGQDSLVLISIGEEIGFGVVTHLQILRGARRAAGRFDHVPVLDDGPECPLGHRGCLWSVTSTRAIQQAVPEASSLAEIAALAAEGDPLATAVLERAATGLGTAAGHVANLLDPHKLVLTGESHTVLGGRIEAFTTALRRVHLSDEEVEVAMPDYDFVEWARAAAALALYRVLSSEFF is encoded by the coding sequence ATGAACGAGGGCGCGCCCACCGACGGGTCGAGCGGAGTCCACCGCTGGCCGGAGCTCCACCCCACGACACAGGCCGCCTTCAACCAGGTCCTCTGGCGTCGCGGTCTGCCGCGCACCGAGATCGCGCGCCGCCTCGGCGTGTCCCGCACACGCCTCACGGCGATCACGCGCGACCTCGAGGAGGCCGGCCTGATCGTGGAGGGGAAGCGCGAGCAGCGCTCCAGCACGGGCAGGCCAGCCGAGATGCTCCACGCCGTCACCACGGCATACCAGTTCCTCGGGCTGCACCTCCACGGCATGGAGGTGATCGCGGCGCTCGTAGACCTCGACGGGCGCGTCGTGTGGGAGGACAGCGCGACGCTCTCGACGGAGACCCCCGACGAGCTCGTCGACGTGGCCTCGCGCTTCCTGAGGTCGGCGACGGAGTCGTTCCGCGTGGCCGGCGTGGCGGTGTGCGGCCCGCTCGCGCGCGTGGGACTCGATTCGGCCGCCGCACGCATCCGGGCGGTGGACGACGCCCTTCTCGACCGCTTCGAGGCCGAGTGGGGCATCCCGTTGTGGGTGGACGACGACGTCGTGGCCCTCACGGCGTTCGAGCAGTGGCCGCAGCTCGGCGAAGGCCAGGACAGCCTCGTGCTCATCTCGATCGGCGAGGAGATCGGCTTCGGTGTCGTCACACACCTGCAGATCCTCCGCGGAGCGCGCCGGGCCGCCGGGCGCTTCGACCACGTGCCCGTGCTCGACGACGGACCGGAATGCCCGCTCGGACACCGCGGGTGCCTGTGGAGCGTCACGTCGACACGAGCCATCCAGCAGGCCGTTCCGGAGGCCTCGAGCCTCGCCGAGATCGCGGCCCTCGCGGCAGAGGGAGACCCGCTCGCGACGGCCGTTCTGGAGCGCGCCGCGACCGGTCTCGGCACGGCCGCCGGACACGTGGCGAACCTCCTCGATCCACACAAACTCGTGCTCACGGGCGAGAGCCACACGGTGCTCGGGGGCCGGATCGAGGCGTTCACAACGGCGCTCCGACGCGTGCACCTGAGCGACGAGGAGGTCGAGGTGGCGATGCCGGATTACGACTTCGTCGAGTGGGCTCGCGCCGCCGCCGCCCTCGCGCTCTACCGCGTGCTCAGCTCCGAGTTCTTCTGA
- a CDS encoding alpha-L-fucosidase, translating into MTAPVPASTSDIEILTAVRPHERQLAWQSLEFYSFIHFGMNTMTDREWGLGHEDPALFDPDALDVDQWMRAIASAGMRGVILTAKHHDGFCLWPTETTEHSVAASPWRGGQGDLVADVAESARRHGLEFGVYLSPWDRTDPTYGSGTAYDDVFVAQLTELLTRYGRVFSVWFDGANGEGPDGRVQTYDWDRYYEAIRRLQPDAVISVCGPDVRWCGNEAGHTRTNEWSVVPGSLRDIERIADKSQQVDDGEFSRLVRSNDDDLGSREALAGHLDDLVWYPAEVNTSNRPGWFHHPAEDDAVRTAEELFDIWCGSVGGNATFLLNVPPNAHGLVAEPDVRELERLGRLIAGFRARVIPSTLTPSSTAPDASAPPTGFGPSPDASWQPETIDPLPAVTVAFDAPRAVEAVVLSEDIRLGQRIERVTVHASVDGRAQLVGEALSVGYRRVIRLDRPIETDRLVVTIEESRGTPVVAAIAAIEAG; encoded by the coding sequence ATGACCGCACCGGTCCCCGCGTCGACGAGCGACATCGAGATCCTCACGGCGGTGAGGCCGCACGAGCGACAGCTCGCGTGGCAATCCCTCGAGTTCTACTCCTTCATCCACTTCGGCATGAACACGATGACCGACAGGGAGTGGGGGCTCGGCCACGAGGATCCCGCGCTCTTCGACCCGGACGCGCTCGACGTCGACCAGTGGATGCGCGCGATCGCGAGTGCGGGCATGCGTGGCGTCATCCTCACCGCGAAGCACCACGACGGGTTCTGTCTCTGGCCGACCGAGACGACCGAGCACTCCGTCGCGGCCTCGCCGTGGCGCGGAGGGCAGGGCGACCTCGTCGCCGACGTGGCCGAGTCCGCCCGCCGTCACGGGCTCGAGTTCGGCGTGTACCTCTCGCCGTGGGACCGGACGGACCCGACGTACGGCTCCGGCACCGCCTACGACGACGTCTTCGTCGCCCAGCTCACCGAGCTGCTCACGCGCTACGGCCGCGTCTTCTCGGTGTGGTTCGACGGCGCGAACGGCGAGGGACCGGACGGCCGCGTGCAGACCTACGACTGGGACCGCTACTACGAGGCGATCCGCCGCCTGCAGCCCGACGCGGTCATCAGCGTCTGCGGACCCGACGTGCGCTGGTGCGGCAACGAGGCCGGCCACACACGTACGAACGAGTGGAGCGTCGTGCCGGGATCGCTGCGCGACATCGAGCGCATCGCCGACAAGTCGCAGCAGGTCGACGACGGCGAGTTCTCCCGCCTCGTCCGCAGCAACGACGACGACCTCGGCAGCCGCGAGGCCCTCGCCGGGCACCTCGACGATCTCGTCTGGTACCCGGCCGAGGTGAACACGTCGAACCGGCCCGGCTGGTTCCACCACCCGGCCGAGGACGACGCCGTCCGAACCGCCGAGGAGCTCTTCGACATCTGGTGCGGCTCGGTCGGCGGCAACGCGACCTTCCTCCTCAACGTGCCGCCGAACGCGCACGGCCTCGTCGCCGAGCCCGACGTGCGCGAGCTCGAGCGTCTCGGCCGGCTGATCGCGGGCTTCCGCGCCCGGGTGATCCCCTCGACCCTCACCCCGTCGTCCACGGCCCCCGATGCATCCGCTCCGCCGACAGGTTTCGGGCCGTCGCCGGACGCGAGCTGGCAGCCCGAGACGATCGACCCCCTGCCTGCCGTCACGGTCGCGTTCGACGCGCCACGAGCGGTCGAAGCCGTTGTCCTGAGCGAGGACATCCGGCTCGGGCAGCGCATCGAACGGGTCACCGTCCACGCCTCCGTCGACGGTCGCGCACAGCTCGTCGGCGAGGCCCTCTCCGTCGGTTACAGGCGCGTCATCCGCCTCGATCGGCCGATCGAGACCGACCGCCTCGTGGTGACCATCGAGGAGAGCAGGGGCACCCCCGTCGTCGCCGCGATCGCGGCGATCGAGGCGGGGTGA